The Kitasatospora sp. NBC_00374 genome has a segment encoding these proteins:
- a CDS encoding Uma2 family endonuclease, giving the protein MSAVREVAMTAEPIDWMHPPSQGWTYEQVKDLDLPFEWDLVDGVIVVRGQTNFWHDLVRAKLERALLAALVTPFEVLVERCVLVDEYNPVKPDVSVFDKTGLDIFELECLPIESVALAVEVVSQGSRSDDRFRKPGIYAESGVPSYWRVERDDANLPVVHEFRRDGDRGVYLPVAQHEGVLRTEVPYPVEIDLKQVVEL; this is encoded by the coding sequence ATGAGTGCAGTGAGGGAGGTGGCGATGACCGCCGAGCCGATCGACTGGATGCATCCGCCGTCCCAGGGCTGGACGTACGAGCAGGTCAAGGACCTCGACCTGCCGTTCGAATGGGATCTGGTGGACGGAGTCATCGTGGTCCGGGGACAGACGAACTTCTGGCACGACCTGGTGCGGGCCAAGCTGGAGCGGGCGCTGCTCGCCGCTCTGGTGACGCCCTTCGAGGTACTCGTCGAGCGCTGTGTCCTGGTCGACGAGTACAACCCGGTGAAGCCGGACGTCTCGGTGTTCGACAAGACCGGGCTCGACATCTTCGAGTTGGAGTGCCTTCCGATCGAGTCCGTGGCACTGGCCGTCGAGGTGGTCTCCCAGGGCTCGCGGAGCGACGACCGATTCCGGAAGCCGGGGATCTACGCCGAGAGCGGGGTCCCCTCGTACTGGCGGGTGGAGCGGGACGATGCGAACCTTCCCGTCGTCCATGAGTTCCGCCGTGACGGGGATCGCGGTGTCTACCTCCCGGTCGCCCAGCACGAGGGTGTGCTCCGGACCGAGGTGCCGTACCCGGTCGAGATCGACCTGAAGCAGGTCGTCGAACTGTGA
- a CDS encoding LuxR C-terminal-related transcriptional regulator, producing MGVRLVVADDHRLLAEALAAALHQRGHRVLAVGAPAASAVDLVAGCRPEVCLLGMAAGAAPGTRSGGPDRDAFEPLRRLRRERPEICVVVLGPVGEPARVAAAFAAGAAGYVRGDERIEVVERAITRVRAGEAAVAVEVLRGAFEQLLWPAAEPDDEALRLLRELTRRETQVLARIAEGQDTAAIAAGMGIASSTARTHVQRVLMKLGARTRLEAAAVAARSGLLERLRRLP from the coding sequence ATGGGCGTTCGGCTCGTGGTGGCGGACGACCACCGGCTGCTGGCCGAGGCGCTCGCGGCGGCACTGCACCAGCGCGGCCACCGGGTGCTCGCGGTCGGGGCCCCGGCCGCCTCCGCCGTGGACCTGGTGGCGGGCTGCCGTCCCGAGGTCTGCCTGCTGGGGATGGCCGCGGGCGCTGCGCCGGGCACCCGGTCCGGGGGGCCGGACCGGGACGCGTTCGAGCCGCTGCGGCGGTTGCGGCGGGAGCGCCCGGAGATCTGCGTGGTGGTGCTCGGCCCGGTCGGGGAGCCGGCCCGGGTCGCGGCGGCCTTCGCCGCCGGTGCGGCGGGATACGTCCGGGGGGACGAGCGGATCGAGGTGGTGGAGCGCGCGATCACCCGGGTCCGGGCCGGGGAGGCGGCGGTCGCGGTGGAGGTGCTGCGCGGGGCCTTCGAGCAGTTGCTGTGGCCGGCCGCCGAGCCGGACGACGAGGCGCTGCGGCTGCTGCGGGAGCTGACCCGTCGGGAGACCCAGGTGCTGGCGCGGATCGCGGAGGGGCAGGACACGGCCGCGATCGCGGCCGGGATGGGAATCGCCTCCAGCACCGCGCGGACCCATGTGCAGCGGGTGCTGATGAAGCTCGGGGCCAGGACCCGGCTGGAGGCGGCGGCCGTCGCGGCCCGTTCCGGTCTGCTCGAACGGCTCCGCCGCCTTCCGTAG
- a CDS encoding TatD family hydrolase: MAKKDADRSTPPPLPEPLAVAVADSHTHLDMQSGTPAEGLAKAASVGVTAVVQVGCDVAGSRWAADLAGEFEQVHAAVALHPNEAPRLVLGDGDGWSRQHRGAGGDTALQEALAEIDRLAALPQVKAVGETGLDYFRTGPEGVDIQKESFRRHIEIAKRHGKALVIHDRDAHEDVIELLLAEGAPERTVFHCYSGDAAMAKICAEQGWYLSFAGPVTFKANQELRDALAVTPLDRVLIETDAPYLTPHPYRGRPNAPYLIPVTLRSMADTLSLHEDELATAIAANTARAFGY, from the coding sequence ATGGCGAAGAAGGACGCAGACCGGTCCACCCCGCCGCCGCTGCCCGAGCCGCTGGCGGTGGCGGTGGCCGACTCGCACACCCACCTGGACATGCAGTCCGGCACCCCGGCCGAGGGCCTGGCGAAGGCCGCCTCGGTCGGGGTGACCGCCGTCGTCCAGGTGGGCTGCGACGTGGCCGGTTCGCGGTGGGCCGCCGACCTCGCCGGGGAGTTCGAGCAGGTGCACGCCGCCGTGGCGCTGCACCCCAACGAGGCTCCCCGGCTGGTCCTCGGCGACGGTGACGGCTGGTCCCGGCAGCACCGCGGCGCGGGCGGCGACACCGCCCTGCAGGAGGCGCTCGCCGAGATCGACCGGCTCGCGGCGCTGCCGCAGGTCAAGGCCGTCGGCGAGACCGGGCTGGACTACTTCAGGACCGGCCCGGAGGGGGTGGACATCCAGAAGGAGTCCTTCCGCCGGCACATCGAGATCGCCAAGCGGCACGGCAAGGCGCTGGTCATCCACGACCGGGACGCCCACGAGGACGTCATCGAGCTGCTGCTGGCCGAGGGCGCGCCCGAGCGCACCGTCTTCCACTGCTACTCCGGCGACGCCGCGATGGCCAAGATCTGCGCCGAGCAGGGCTGGTACCTGTCCTTCGCCGGGCCGGTCACCTTCAAGGCCAACCAGGAACTGCGGGACGCACTCGCCGTCACCCCGCTCGACCGGGTGCTGATCGAGACCGACGCGCCGTACCTCACCCCGCACCCGTACCGGGGCCGCCCCAACGCGCCGTACCTGATCCCGGTCACCCTGCGGTCGATGGCGGACACGCTGTCGCTGCACGAGGACGAGCTGGCCACCGCGATCGCGGCCAACACGGCGCGGGCCTTCGGGTACTGA
- the galK gene encoding galactokinase: MTDFRSVFGAAPDGVWAAPGRVNLIGEHTDYNDGFVLPIALPHTAKATVRRRDDDLLRLYSEQGDGRVTEVGPAGLTPGGVTGWAAYPAAVVWALREAGHPVGGLDVHIDSDVPTGAGLSSSAALECVLAAACDGLYGLGLAPAELALIAQRAENTFVGVPCGVMDQMASLCCAEGGALFLDTRDLTQRQVPLDLAGQGLRLLVVDTRVKHDLGDGAYARLRAGCERAAALLGLPALRDLPLAALDGALARLPAELRPLVRHVVTEDARVEQAVALLDAGDLAGLGPILSAGHASLRDDFGVSCPETDLAVAAAVDAGALGARMTGGGFGGSVVALVAEAGAEQVAKAVGAAFAAAGHAEPGLFTALPSAGARRLA; encoded by the coding sequence ATGACCGACTTCCGGTCCGTTTTCGGTGCCGCCCCGGACGGGGTCTGGGCGGCGCCGGGCCGGGTGAACCTGATCGGCGAGCACACCGACTACAACGACGGTTTCGTGCTGCCGATCGCCCTCCCGCACACCGCGAAGGCCACCGTCCGGCGCCGCGACGACGACCTGCTGCGGCTGTACAGCGAGCAGGGCGACGGCCGGGTGACCGAGGTCGGGCCCGCCGGGCTGACCCCCGGCGGGGTCACCGGCTGGGCCGCCTACCCGGCGGCCGTCGTCTGGGCGCTGCGGGAGGCCGGCCACCCGGTCGGCGGGCTGGACGTCCACATCGACAGCGACGTGCCCACCGGGGCCGGGCTGTCCTCCTCGGCGGCCCTGGAGTGCGTGCTCGCCGCGGCCTGCGACGGGCTGTACGGGCTCGGGCTGGCCCCGGCCGAGCTGGCACTGATTGCCCAGCGGGCGGAGAACACGTTCGTCGGGGTGCCGTGCGGGGTGATGGACCAGATGGCCTCGCTGTGCTGCGCCGAGGGCGGTGCGCTGTTCCTGGACACCCGCGACCTCACGCAGCGCCAGGTGCCGCTGGACCTGGCGGGGCAGGGCCTGCGGCTGCTGGTGGTCGACACCCGGGTCAAGCACGACCTCGGCGACGGCGCCTACGCCCGGCTGCGGGCCGGCTGCGAGCGGGCCGCCGCCCTGCTGGGCCTGCCCGCGCTGCGCGACCTGCCGCTCGCCGCGCTGGACGGTGCGCTGGCCCGGCTGCCCGCCGAACTGCGGCCGCTGGTACGGCACGTGGTCACCGAGGACGCCCGGGTGGAGCAGGCCGTCGCGCTGCTCGACGCGGGAGACCTGGCCGGGCTCGGACCGATCCTGTCCGCCGGGCACGCCTCGCTGCGGGACGACTTCGGGGTCTCCTGCCCGGAGACCGACCTGGCGGTGGCCGCCGCGGTCGACGCCGGGGCGCTCGGCGCCCGGATGACCGGCGGCGGGTTCGGCGGCTCGGTCGTCGCGCTGGTCGCCGAGGCGGGGGCGGAGCAGGTGGCCAAGGCCGTCGGTGCGGCTTTCGCGGCGGCCGGACACGCCGAGCCCGGGCTCTTCACCGCCCTCCCGTCCGCCGGGGCGCGCCGGCTGGCCTGA
- the galE gene encoding UDP-glucose 4-epimerase GalE: protein MSKYLVTGGAGYVGGVVAAHLLEAGHQVTVLDDLSTGFLAGVPEGAEFVRGRIQDAADVLDHSFDAVLHFAASSQVGESVADPEKYWRNNVAGSLELVSAMRKAGVRKLVFSSTAAVYGEPESVPIAETARTAPTNTYGATKLAVDHLITSECAAHGLAAVSLRYFNVAGAYGAYGERHEPESHLIPLVFQAALGQRPHIAVYGEDYPTPDGTCIRDYIHVADLADAHLLALDAAKAGEHLICNLGNGAGFSVREVIESVRRVTGREIPVVVSERRPGDPAVLVASADRAHQALGWQPRRPELDDIVADAWNFTLENRV, encoded by the coding sequence ATGAGTAAGTACCTGGTCACCGGTGGCGCCGGTTACGTCGGCGGGGTCGTGGCCGCGCACCTGCTGGAGGCCGGGCACCAGGTCACGGTGCTCGACGACCTGTCCACCGGCTTCCTCGCCGGGGTGCCCGAGGGCGCGGAGTTCGTCCGGGGCCGGATCCAGGACGCCGCGGACGTGCTCGACCACAGCTTCGACGCGGTGCTGCACTTCGCCGCCTCCTCCCAGGTCGGCGAGTCGGTCGCGGACCCGGAGAAGTACTGGCGCAACAACGTGGCCGGCTCGCTCGAACTGGTCAGCGCCATGCGCAAGGCGGGCGTGCGCAAGCTGGTCTTCTCCTCCACCGCCGCCGTCTACGGGGAGCCGGAGTCGGTGCCGATCGCCGAGACCGCCCGCACCGCGCCCACCAACACCTACGGCGCCACCAAGCTGGCCGTCGACCACCTGATCACCAGCGAGTGCGCCGCGCACGGCCTGGCCGCCGTCTCGCTGCGCTACTTCAACGTGGCCGGGGCCTACGGCGCGTACGGCGAGCGGCACGAGCCGGAGTCGCACCTGATCCCGCTGGTCTTCCAGGCCGCGCTCGGTCAGCGTCCGCACATCGCCGTCTACGGCGAGGACTACCCGACCCCGGACGGCACCTGCATCCGCGACTACATCCACGTCGCCGACCTGGCGGACGCGCACCTGCTGGCGCTGGACGCGGCCAAGGCCGGCGAGCACCTGATCTGCAACCTCGGCAACGGGGCCGGCTTCTCGGTCCGCGAGGTGATCGAGTCGGTGCGCCGGGTGACGGGCCGTGAGATCCCGGTGGTGGTCAGCGAGCGCCGCCCCGGCGACCCGGCCGTCCTGGTCGCCTCCGCCGACCGCGCCCACCAGGCGCTCGGCTGGCAGCCGCGCCGCCCCGAGCTCGACGACATCGTCGCCGACGCCTGGAACTTCACCCTGGAGAACCGCGTATGA
- a CDS encoding MFS transporter, whose protein sequence is MTSDTALGGAPAGLRRVAAAALIGTAIEFYDFFIYGTAAALVFGRVFFPGLGATGALLAAFSVYAAAFLARPLGAVLFGHFGDRLGRKTTLVVSLLLMGVSTAAVGLLPGYGQWGVWAPVLLTVLRLCQGIGLGGEWGGAALLLAEYAPPGRRGRYGGYLQLGPCAGFFLATAAFLALAEWLPERAFLAWGWRLPFLASVLLVGVGLFVRLRIAETPVFREQRDRARVPVLEVLREHRRPVLLGGGALMVGYGLFYLTTTYALAYATTELGLARTLVLALLLAGTVVMAGSVWWSADAGDRWGRRRVLQLATLLGALWSVALFPLLETGRTALVALALVTAMALLGAMLGPMAAYLPELFPTRVRYTGAALTYNLGGVVGGATAPLVATRLTAAYGTAQPVGWYLAGLGALSLVCLLALPETRGRVLTGRPVPIPAPAGPGAPQRS, encoded by the coding sequence ATGACATCTGACACCGCCTTGGGCGGCGCCCCCGCGGGCCTTCGCCGGGTCGCCGCCGCCGCACTGATCGGCACGGCGATCGAGTTCTACGACTTCTTCATCTACGGCACCGCGGCGGCCCTGGTCTTCGGCCGGGTGTTCTTCCCCGGCCTCGGCGCCACCGGCGCGCTGCTGGCGGCCTTCTCGGTGTACGCGGCGGCCTTCCTGGCCCGCCCGCTGGGCGCGGTGCTCTTCGGCCACTTCGGGGACCGGCTGGGCCGCAAGACCACGCTGGTGGTGTCGCTGCTGCTGATGGGTGTCTCGACGGCGGCCGTCGGCCTGCTCCCCGGGTACGGGCAGTGGGGCGTCTGGGCGCCGGTGCTGCTCACCGTGCTGAGGCTGTGCCAGGGCATCGGGCTGGGCGGCGAGTGGGGTGGGGCGGCGCTGCTGCTGGCCGAGTACGCGCCGCCCGGGCGCCGCGGCCGGTACGGCGGGTACCTGCAACTCGGGCCGTGCGCGGGCTTCTTCCTGGCCACCGCGGCCTTCCTGGCGCTGGCCGAGTGGCTGCCCGAGCGGGCCTTCCTGGCCTGGGGCTGGCGGCTGCCGTTCCTGGCCTCGGTCCTGCTGGTGGGGGTCGGACTGTTCGTCCGGCTGCGGATCGCCGAGACGCCGGTCTTCCGGGAACAGCGCGACCGGGCCCGGGTGCCGGTGCTGGAGGTCCTGCGCGAGCACCGCCGGCCGGTCCTGCTCGGCGGCGGCGCCCTGATGGTCGGGTACGGGCTGTTCTACCTGACCACCACGTACGCCCTGGCCTACGCCACCACCGAGTTGGGGCTGGCCCGGACGCTGGTGCTGGCGCTGCTGCTGGCCGGCACGGTGGTCATGGCCGGCTCGGTGTGGTGGAGCGCGGACGCCGGGGACCGCTGGGGCCGGCGCCGGGTGCTGCAGCTGGCCACCCTGCTCGGCGCGCTCTGGTCGGTGGCGCTCTTCCCGCTGCTGGAGACCGGCCGGACGGCGCTGGTCGCGCTCGCGCTGGTCACCGCGATGGCCCTGCTCGGTGCGATGCTCGGCCCGATGGCCGCCTACCTGCCGGAGCTCTTCCCCACCCGGGTCCGGTACACCGGGGCGGCGCTGACCTACAACCTGGGCGGGGTGGTCGGCGGCGCCACGGCGCCGCTGGTGGCGACCCGGCTCACCGCCGCCTACGGGACCGCGCAGCCGGTCGGCTGGTACCTCGCCGGGCTCGGCGCTCTCTCGCTGGTCTGTCTGCTCGCCCTGCCCGAGACCCGCGGCCGGGTGCTGACCGGGCGGCCGGTCCCGATCCCGGCCCCGGCCGGCCCTGGGGCGCCGCAGCGGAGCTGA
- a CDS encoding ABC-F family ATP-binding cassette domain-containing protein, protein MAVNLATIESVTKVYGTRALLDGVSLGVSEGDRIGVVGRNGDGKTTLIRLLAKLEEPDSGRITHSGGLQMAVLTQHDSLDPKATIRQEVIAGRADHEWLGDSRIRDIIQGLFGGLDLPGFELGLDTVIAPLSGGERRRIALAKLLLGEHDLVVLDEPTNHLDVEGIAWLAQHLQNRRSALVCVTHDRWFLDQVCTRMWDVQRGEVREYEGGYSDYVFARAERSRIEATEEQKRQNLARKELAWLRRGAPARTSKPRYRIEAANALIADVPEPRDKSELMKFANARLGRTVFELEDVTVKAGPKLLLENLTFNLGPGDRIGLLGVNGAGKTSLLRAMQAAYATDGDVQPASGVIKVGKTVRLAYLSQEIAELDPATRVLQAVEQIRGRVDLGKGREMSAGQLCEQFGFGKDKQWTPVGDLSGGERRRLQLLRLLMDEPNVLFLDEPTNDLDIETLNQLEDLLDGWPGSMVVISHDRFFIERTTDTVHALLGDKRLRMLPNGIDEYLQRRARMAEQSAPALPVAAAKPVGDTRAQKKEMQKLERQIAKLDQQESKLHTQLAENAADFSKVAELDAQLRKVKEEKEELELAWLELAEEA, encoded by the coding sequence GTGGCCGTCAACCTCGCCACCATCGAGTCCGTCACCAAGGTCTACGGCACCCGCGCCCTGCTGGACGGGGTCAGCCTGGGCGTCAGCGAGGGGGACCGGATCGGTGTCGTCGGGCGCAACGGTGACGGGAAGACCACGCTGATCCGGCTGCTGGCGAAGCTGGAGGAGCCCGACTCCGGCCGGATCACGCACTCCGGCGGGCTGCAGATGGCGGTGCTCACCCAGCACGACTCGCTGGACCCGAAGGCGACCATCCGGCAGGAGGTGATCGCCGGCCGGGCCGACCACGAGTGGCTGGGCGACTCCCGGATCCGGGACATCATCCAGGGCCTGTTCGGCGGCCTGGACCTGCCCGGCTTCGAGCTCGGCCTGGACACCGTGATCGCGCCGCTGTCCGGTGGCGAGCGCCGCCGGATCGCGCTGGCCAAGCTGCTGCTCGGCGAGCACGACCTGGTCGTGCTGGACGAGCCCACCAACCACCTGGACGTCGAGGGCATCGCCTGGCTCGCCCAGCACCTGCAGAACCGCCGCTCCGCACTGGTCTGCGTCACCCACGACCGGTGGTTCCTGGACCAGGTCTGCACCCGGATGTGGGACGTCCAGCGCGGTGAGGTGCGCGAGTACGAGGGCGGCTACTCCGACTACGTGTTCGCCCGCGCCGAGCGCTCCCGGATCGAGGCCACCGAGGAGCAGAAGCGGCAGAACCTGGCCCGCAAGGAGCTGGCCTGGCTGCGCCGCGGCGCCCCGGCCCGTACCTCCAAGCCGCGCTACCGGATCGAGGCGGCCAACGCGCTGATCGCGGACGTCCCGGAGCCGCGCGACAAGAGCGAGCTGATGAAGTTCGCCAACGCGCGCCTGGGCCGGACGGTCTTCGAGCTGGAGGACGTCACCGTCAAGGCCGGTCCGAAGCTGCTGCTGGAGAACCTCACCTTCAACCTCGGCCCCGGTGACCGGATCGGCCTGCTCGGCGTCAACGGCGCGGGCAAGACCTCGCTGCTGCGGGCCATGCAGGCCGCGTACGCGACCGACGGCGACGTGCAGCCGGCGTCCGGTGTGATCAAGGTCGGCAAGACCGTCCGGCTGGCGTACCTCTCCCAGGAGATCGCCGAGCTGGACCCGGCGACCCGGGTCCTGCAGGCGGTGGAGCAGATCCGCGGCCGGGTGGACCTCGGCAAGGGCCGGGAGATGAGCGCCGGTCAGCTCTGCGAGCAGTTCGGCTTCGGCAAGGACAAGCAGTGGACGCCGGTCGGCGACCTGTCCGGCGGTGAGCGGCGCCGGCTGCAGCTGCTGCGGCTGCTGATGGACGAGCCGAACGTGCTGTTCCTCGACGAGCCCACCAACGACCTGGACATCGAGACCCTCAACCAGCTGGAGGACCTGCTCGACGGCTGGCCGGGCTCGATGGTGGTGATCAGCCACGACCGCTTCTTCATCGAGCGCACCACCGACACCGTGCACGCCCTGCTCGGCGACAAGCGGCTGCGGATGCTCCCCAACGGCATCGACGAGTACCTGCAGCGGCGGGCCCGGATGGCGGAGCAGTCGGCGCCGGCCCTGCCGGTGGCGGCGGCCAAGCCGGTCGGCGACACCCGGGCGCAGAAGAAGGAGATGCAGAAGCTGGAGCGGCAGATCGCCAAGCTGGACCAGCAGGAGTCCAAGCTGCACACCCAACTCGCCGAGAACGCCGCCGACTTCTCCAAGGTCGCGGAGCTGGACGCCCAGCTGCGCAAGGTCAAGGAGGAGAAGGAGGAGCTGGAGCTCGCCTGGCTGGAGCTGGCCGAGGAGGCCTGA
- a CDS encoding Uma2 family endonuclease, whose product MLGAVPCECQAANRTEDRRDRDEKPRAHAETGVPVYLLIDRDSCEVLVYSEPEDGTFVSLVRRPFGKTVALPDPVGISLDSEPFKAWAR is encoded by the coding sequence GTGCTCGGCGCGGTACCGTGCGAATGTCAGGCAGCGAACCGGACGGAGGACCGGCGCGACCGGGACGAGAAGCCGCGCGCCCACGCCGAGACCGGCGTCCCCGTGTACCTGCTGATCGACCGCGACAGCTGCGAGGTGCTGGTCTACAGCGAGCCCGAGGACGGCACGTTCGTCAGCCTGGTCCGCCGGCCGTTCGGCAAGACCGTCGCCCTGCCCGATCCGGTCGGGATCAGCCTGGACTCCGAGCCGTTCAAGGCCTGGGCGCGCTGA
- the rsmA gene encoding 16S rRNA (adenine(1518)-N(6)/adenine(1519)-N(6))-dimethyltransferase RsmA, which yields MSTTDPTPDSHLLGASDIRELAATLGVKPTKQRGQNFVIDGNTVRRIVRAAGVTAEDAVVEVGPGLGSLTLALLEVAAHVTAVEIDPLLARHLPTTIESRMPARAKDFDLVLSDAMEVTELPGPAPTALVANLPYNVAVPVLLHMLATFPSIERTLVMVQSEVADRLAAKPGNKVYGVPSVKANWYADVKRSGAIGRNVFWPAPNVDSGLVSLVRRQPPQTTATRQEVFAVVDAAFAQRRKTLRAALAGWAGSPAAAEQALAGAGIDHRLRGEMLTVEQFAAIAEHKPKADAQ from the coding sequence GTGAGCACCACCGACCCCACCCCTGACAGCCACCTCCTGGGCGCCTCCGACATCCGGGAGCTGGCCGCCACGCTGGGCGTGAAGCCGACCAAGCAGCGCGGGCAGAACTTCGTCATCGACGGCAACACCGTCCGGCGCATCGTCCGGGCCGCCGGGGTGACCGCCGAGGACGCGGTGGTGGAGGTCGGGCCCGGGCTCGGTTCGCTCACCCTGGCCCTGCTGGAGGTCGCGGCGCACGTCACGGCGGTGGAGATCGACCCGCTGCTGGCCCGGCACCTGCCGACCACCATCGAGTCCCGGATGCCGGCCCGCGCCAAGGACTTCGACCTCGTCCTCAGTGACGCGATGGAGGTCACCGAGCTGCCCGGCCCGGCGCCGACCGCGCTGGTCGCCAACCTGCCGTACAACGTGGCCGTCCCGGTGCTGCTGCACATGCTGGCCACCTTCCCCAGCATCGAGCGCACGCTGGTGATGGTGCAGTCCGAGGTCGCCGACCGGCTCGCCGCCAAGCCCGGCAACAAGGTGTACGGGGTGCCGTCGGTCAAGGCCAACTGGTACGCGGACGTGAAGCGCTCCGGCGCGATCGGCCGCAACGTCTTCTGGCCCGCGCCGAACGTCGACTCCGGCCTGGTCTCGCTGGTGCGCCGGCAGCCGCCGCAGACCACGGCCACCCGCCAGGAGGTCTTCGCGGTGGTCGACGCGGCCTTCGCCCAGCGCCGCAAGACGCTGCGTGCCGCGCTGGCCGGCTGGGCCGGCTCGCCGGCCGCCGCCGAGCAGGCGCTCGCCGGGGCCGGGATCGACCACAGGCTGCGCGGCGAGATGCTGACGGTCGAGCAGTTCGCCGCCATTGCCGAGCACAAGCCGAAGGCCGACGCACAGTGA
- a CDS encoding 4-(cytidine 5'-diphospho)-2-C-methyl-D-erythritol kinase — MINVRVPAKVNVQLGVGGLRADGFHDLANVFFAVALGDEVTAAPGEGVTLTCSGPDAALVPLDDTNLAARAARLLAAHHGIEANVSLHIAKAIPVAGGMAGGSADGAAALVACDELWALDTPFETLLDLAAELGSDVPFALVGGVALGRGRGEILEALPVSGTFHWVFAVADGGLSTPAVFRECDRLRDEAGTGSSEAEVPTPDADPALLAALADGDPVALAEALANDLQAAALSLRPSLADTLRAGTEAGALAALVSGSGPTCAFLAKDAEAATAVARALTDSGTCRAAHVTYGPIPGAAVSAPRP, encoded by the coding sequence GTGATCAACGTCCGGGTCCCCGCCAAGGTCAACGTCCAGCTGGGCGTCGGCGGCCTGCGCGCCGACGGCTTCCACGACCTGGCCAACGTCTTCTTCGCGGTCGCGCTCGGCGACGAGGTGACGGCCGCCCCCGGCGAGGGGGTCACCCTGACCTGCTCCGGGCCCGACGCCGCGCTGGTGCCGCTGGACGACACCAACCTGGCCGCCCGCGCGGCCCGGCTGCTGGCCGCCCACCACGGCATCGAGGCCAACGTCAGCCTGCACATCGCCAAGGCCATCCCGGTGGCCGGCGGCATGGCCGGCGGAAGTGCGGACGGCGCCGCCGCCCTGGTCGCCTGCGACGAGCTCTGGGCTCTGGACACCCCGTTCGAGACGCTGCTCGACCTGGCCGCCGAGCTGGGGTCCGACGTGCCGTTCGCGCTGGTCGGCGGGGTCGCGCTGGGACGCGGCCGGGGCGAGATCCTGGAGGCCCTCCCGGTGAGCGGCACCTTCCACTGGGTCTTCGCGGTCGCCGACGGCGGCCTGTCCACCCCGGCCGTCTTCCGCGAGTGCGACCGCCTGCGCGACGAGGCCGGCACCGGCTCCTCCGAGGCCGAGGTGCCCACCCCGGACGCCGACCCGGCACTGCTCGCGGCCCTGGCGGACGGCGACCCGGTCGCCCTCGCCGAGGCCCTGGCCAACGACCTCCAGGCCGCCGCCCTCTCGCTGCGGCCCTCGCTCGCGGACACCCTCCGGGCCGGCACCGAGGCCGGCGCCCTGGCCGCCCTGGTCTCCGGCTCCGGCCCGACCTGCGCCTTCCTCGCCAAGGACGCCGAGGCGGCCACGGCCGTCGCCCGCGCCCTGACGGACTCCGGCACCTGCCGCGCCGCCCACGTGACGTACGGCCCGATCCCGGGCGCGGCGGTCAGCGCGCCCAGGCCTTGA
- the galT gene encoding galactose-1-phosphate uridylyltransferase, which yields MKKTTTKLADGRELIYYDTDSDVLRNAVDQRPLDAPTSLSEVRRDPATGDWVTVAAHRQARTYHPPADQCPLCPSRPGRPSEIPGADYDVVVFENRFPSLAADAAAHVPVRTDPVRTGGPGVGRCEVVCFTADHDASFADLSPAKARLVLDVWTDRTAELSAAPGIQQVYCFENRGAEIGVTLAHPHGQIYGFPFATARTERMIASAALHRAGTGGNLFEDLLAAERADPVRVVLSGEHWTAFVPFAARWPYEVHLYPNRRVPDLTALDEAERAEFPGLYLELLRRFDRLFTESGENGPAAPAPYIAAWHQAPALRGEELALHLELFTIRRTVGKLKFLAGTESGMDAFINDVSPEAAAQRLREVAS from the coding sequence GTGAAGAAGACCACGACCAAACTCGCGGACGGCCGCGAACTCATCTACTACGACACGGACTCCGACGTCCTGCGGAACGCCGTGGACCAGCGCCCGCTCGACGCCCCGACCAGCCTCTCCGAGGTGCGCCGGGACCCGGCCACCGGTGACTGGGTGACCGTCGCCGCCCACCGTCAGGCCCGCACCTACCACCCGCCGGCCGACCAGTGCCCGCTGTGCCCCTCCCGGCCCGGCCGCCCGAGCGAGATCCCCGGTGCCGACTACGACGTGGTGGTCTTCGAGAACCGCTTTCCCTCGCTCGCGGCCGACGCCGCCGCCCACGTCCCGGTGCGCACCGACCCGGTCCGCACCGGCGGGCCGGGCGTCGGCCGCTGCGAGGTGGTCTGTTTCACCGCCGACCACGACGCCTCCTTCGCCGACCTGTCGCCCGCCAAGGCCCGCCTGGTGCTGGACGTGTGGACCGACCGCACCGCGGAACTGTCCGCCGCCCCGGGCATCCAGCAGGTCTACTGCTTCGAGAACCGCGGTGCGGAGATCGGGGTGACGCTGGCTCACCCGCACGGCCAGATCTACGGCTTCCCGTTCGCCACCGCCCGCACCGAGCGCATGATCGCCTCGGCCGCGCTGCACCGCGCCGGGACCGGTGGCAACCTCTTCGAGGACCTGCTCGCGGCCGAGCGCGCGGACCCCGTCCGGGTGGTCCTGTCGGGCGAGCACTGGACGGCGTTCGTCCCGTTCGCCGCCCGCTGGCCGTACGAGGTGCATCTGTACCCGAACCGCCGGGTGCCCGACCTGACCGCCCTCGACGAGGCCGAGCGGGCCGAGTTCCCCGGGCTCTACCTGGAGCTGCTGCGGCGCTTCGACCGGCTGTTCACCGAGTCGGGGGAGAATGGTCCGGCCGCACCGGCGCCGTACATCGCGGCCTGGCACCAGGCGCCCGCACTCCGGGGGGAGGAGCTCGCGCTGCATCTGGAGCTGTTCACGATCCGGCGTACGGTGGGCAAGCTCAAGTTCCTCGCCGGCACGGAGTCCGGCATGGACGCGTTCATCAACGATGTGTCGCCCGAGGCGGCGGCGCAGCGCCTGCGGGAGGTCGCATCATGA